The genomic interval TATAACATTCAATATTATTTAGAACAATATTGGACTTTAGCGATATTACAAAAATTCATAAAGGACTCTTTGCATATTATCAATTTACTCGAAAATAATCCTGAATTGGGCAAATACAATGCAAAACTGGAATGCCGAGAAATTGTTCTTTCAAAACAGGTTAAATTATATTATGAAATAAACGAAGATGACATAATATTAATAGCTTTCTCAAATAATCGTCAAAAGCCTTTGAGTTTTTTAAATCTGCAAAATTTTTAGATAAGATTTTTTCTTTTTAATTCTGCAAGCATTTCTTCATGAGTTATATAATCTCCATTTATATAATCAAGTTTCCCCTGTGCAATGTCGGCTTTTAGTTGTATTTTAAAATTTTCCTCTGGAGAAAGAATTTTTGCAATTGAAAGCATTTCATCAGGAGTAAATGAATGTGATTTCAATTTTCTATAAAACGTTGGACTCGAAATACCAACTTTTTCAATAATATAGTTTCTCTTATAAGTTGATTTATCAATTAGACTCTCAATATTTTCAACTATATTTTTGTATGCGATAATTTCTTGTATCATTTATATTACTTTTTAATAACGTTTATGATACAAATATATATCAAAAATGATACAAAATTCTCTCTTTTAACAAAAACCCGACAGGTTTTAAAAACTTGTCGGGTTCGATACTGTTATTATATATTACTTTTTAGCCACAAACCTCGGATCACTTTCCATAACAGTTCCGCAATTATCGCAAGTTCGTAATTCTTCTGAATTGTAAAAATGTTCGAAGTGAGGAAGAAAATCCTTTTCTATATTATGAAGTTCAAAATACACTTCGTAAAGTTTATGATTACAATTGTCACAATGCCAAAGCAAACCGTCTGTAAAACCTTGTCCTGCACGTTTTCTTTCTATGACTAAACCAATAGAACCCTCAGAACGAACTGGAGAATGTGGCACTTTTGCTGGATGCAAATACATATCGCCTGCATTTAATTCCATTTCTTTTCGCTCTCCGTCTTCCTGAATCACCACTTTTATACTTCCTTCTAACTGATAAAAAAGTTCTTCTGTTTCGTTATAATGATAGTCTTTTCGAGCGTTTGGACCAGCCACAATCATTATAATATAATCTCCAGAATCAACATATAAGTTTTTATTTCTAACTGGCGGTTTCAATAAATGACGGTTTTCGTCGATCCATTTTGTGAGGTTGAAAGGTTTTGCTATAGCCATTTTTCTAATTCTAAATTTTGAAAAGCTAAGTTAGTGAAATTGTAGAGATGCACCGCAGTGCATCTTATAGTTTCATTTGTTATTTCTTTTAGAAGTGTAGACGCACTGCAGTGCGCCTCTACAATTTCTCTCGTATCAAATAAATATAAACTGGAAAATGATCGCTAAAACCAGCTTCTGCAAGCGTATTTCGTAGAGGATAACCTTTATATTTTCCAGAAGTTTGAATGAGATAAGGTTTGTTGAAAATACCCGCTTTCCAAAATTGATACGTTGAAAAATCAGATTTAATAAACGATTCCGTCATTATAATTTGATCAAATAGACTCCAAGAATCACGATAAGCAAGTGTTCCCAATCCTTTATTTTCCAAATCTTCAAACGGATTGAAAGTGCCAAATTCTCTTACTTCTGATTTTTTGCCTTTTGCTTCTAATCCCAATTTTATACTATTGTTTGAAGGCCCGTCATTAAAATCTCCCATAGTTAAAACTTTAGCTTGCGGATTAATTTGTTGCAGAGAATCGATAATTTTTCTGTTTAATTTTCCGGCAGGTTCGCGAAACAAACTTGTTGCTTTTTCGCCACCAGATCTTGACGGCCAGTGATTGACAATTATATGAATTTCTTCATCTTCTAAAAATCCCGAAACCAAAAGCTGATCTCTCGTAAAAACACGATTCTTGATTTCTTTCTTAACTTCAATTTCTTCATCCTCTGTATCTAAAATTTCTTCTTTCTTTAGAATATTATTTTTGTAGATAATGAGCGGAATATTAGAAAATGAAATCGGTCTAAAATATTTTTTCTGATACAGCAATGCGACATCAATTCCGCGTTTATCTGGAGAATCAAAATGAATAATTCCGAAATCTAATTCTTGTAGTTTTGGCTCGTTTATTAAATCTTCTAAAACTCCACGATTTTCTATTTCAGCTCCACCGATTAATACTGGTGCATTTGAATTTTCAGGTGTTCCAATTTCAGAAATAACTCTTGCCAGATTTTTTAATTTCTGCTGATATTTTTCGGTTGTCCAATTTTGTGCTCCATTTGGAGTCCATTCATCATCATTTGTAAATTCGTCATTTATAGTATCGTACAAATTTTCAAAATTGTAAAAAGCAACGGTATGTATTTTATATTTTTTGGATTGAGAATAACCCTGAAATATTCCGATAATAATTATGTAAAAACAAATTTTATTAAACTTCATAAATTTACATTTTAAAAAGTTTCAATATTAATCATTTTATTTAAATGTAGGAAAAATCTAATATTTTTAAGTTCTAAATTTTCTATATTTGTTTTTCATTCAAAATGAAAAAGCAAAAAAACTATCACAATGAAAAACAGTTTATTCTTTAAAAAACACTTTATTTTTTATAAAGTCGCATTTCTTATTTTTGCTTTACAATCATTCACTTGTCAATCCCAACAAATCATGATAACACCACCTTATTTACAAAAAGGAGATACTGTTGCGCTTTTAGCAACTGCTCGAAAAAACATTGACGACAACTTAAAACCAACAATAGATTTATTGCACAGCTGGGGATTAGAAGCCGTAGTCGGATCTACAATTGGATTAGATTATCATCAATTGGCAGGAACAGACGAGCAAAGAGCAGCCGATTTTCAAAAACAATTAGACAATCCGAATATTAAAGCAATTTGGTGCGTTCGCGGCGGTTATGGAACTGTTAGAATGTTAGATTTATTAGATTTTAGCAAATTTAAACAACATCCAAAATGGGTTATCGGATTTAGCGATGTAACGGTTTTGCATAATCATTTGAATACGATGGGTTACAAATCGCTTCACGGAATCATGCCCGTAACCGTTCCGAGAGCTACTCCAGATGCTGTAAGTTCGCTAAAAGCGAGTTTATTTGGAGAGCCGGTTTCGTATTCTATCAGTCCAACTCCAATGAATCGTTTAGGAAGTGCGACTGGAGAATTAGTTGGAGGAAATTTATCTATTTTGTATAGTTTATTGGGATCTCCGTCTGCAATTGACTGCAAAGACAAAATATTATTTATTGAAGATTTAGATGAATATCTGTATCATATTGATCGTATGATGATGAATTTGAAACGAAATGGATGCATCGAAAACCTAAAAGGAATTATTATTGGCGGAATGACAAGCATGAAAGATAATGAAGTTCCGTGGGGCAAAAATGCTTTGGAGATTATCGATGACGTTACCAAAAAATACAATATTCCAGTAATTTTTAATTTCCCAGCTGGTCATATTAGAGACAACAGAGCTTTGATTATGGGAAATACCGTTACAATGGAAGTTACTGCTTCTGGAGGTACGCTTACTTTTAAAAGATAAAACTACAATCCTTTTTTAAGGAAACTTAAAATACCACATATTAAAATCTCGAAAAGACGCGAAGTCGCAAAGTTTTAAGTCACTTTGCGACTTCGCGTCTTTGCGTGCAAAAAACATAAACCGCACAACTTGAAACCTGAAACCTGAAACTTGAAACAAAAAACATCATGGCAGAACATAACGATTTAGGAAAACTTGGTGAAGATCTTGCAGTTTCACATCTTGAAGAAAATGGATATAGAATTCGAGAACGAAATTATGTTTTTCAAAAAGCCGAAATAGATATAATTGCACAAAAAGGTTCGATTCTCGCAATTGTTGAAGTTAAAACACGCTCGAGCTTAGATTTTGGTTCTCCGCAAGATTTTGTGAAACCAAAAAAAATTCAATTACTTATTAAAGCAGTAAATGCCTACATAAACGATAGGGAAAAGGATTTTGGAGAAGATTTAGAAATCCGTTTTGACATCATTGGCATCCATAAAAACGGCGAATCATTTGCAATTGAACATCTTACCGACGCTTTTTATCACTTTTAACATAATTTTTTATTGTTATAATTGTAACAATTTGTTTTTTTATTTATATTTGCAAAGAATTATAACATCGCAATGTTAAATTAACAACCAACCGAATTACAAAAAAAAAAAAGAATTATGAAAACTGTGTCTTCTATTGTAGAAAACTACATTAAAACAAAACCATTTTTATTGAATGCCCTCTCGCTCGGAATTATTAACCTAACTTCACTTTCGCGAAACATTATGACCGAATTAGAAAGTGAGTTTGGAAAAGAAGTAAAACAGGGCGCTGTTGTAATGTCTTTAAAACGACTAACGGAAGAACTAGATTTTAAACTTAACCACAAAATCAATAAAGTAATTAAAAATATCGGAGAAATCACGGTTCGTTCTGAGCTTACAGATTACACTTTTGCTGCTTCTGAAACTGTTCTGAACAAACAAGCCGATTTAATTTCTGATATTAACGCTTTATCTGATATTTTCTATACCTCATCTCGTGGTGTAAACGAAACTAATATCGTTGTCAGCAGCAGTGTAAATCACTTAGTTGAGAAACACTTTATGAGAGAGAAATTAATTCAGAAACTGGATAATTTAGCTTCAATTACAGTAAAATTACCAAAAGAAAACATTGTTGTTCCTGGTATTTACTACTTCATTTTCCAACGTTTGGCTTGGGAAGGAATTATTATTAATGAAGTTATTTCGACTTCAAATGAATTTACCATTTTAGTTGGAGAAGATCAAGTTGATGTTGCTTTTAAAGTAATAAAAGATTTGAAAAACTAATTCGAAAATCAGAGTTATATATATTGAAATCCTTTTGTTCTTTTCAGGAAGACGAAAGGATTTTTTTTTGAATATACTCAGCCTAAACCTCAATTTCATATTTCGCACATAAGAATATTCTCAAAAGTCAAATTCGAAATAAATTTTTATTTGGCTAAAGCGTCAAAATAACACTTACTTGTATAAAAGCCACTTGACGTTGTTTTTGACTGTTTTATTTAAAAAACTAACAAAAAATCCGAATTAAGTTTTTTTATATATGATTTGTTGCGAATAATATTTTTATATATTTGCCAAGAAGTCAGACACCAGACCTCTATTTTGATAGTTTAATACCATTAGAATTAAATAAAGCGAATTAAATTGTTAGAAGCAGCAAACCATAGTGAAAAATTATTGGTGAGTGAACTCAAAAATGGTAACGAAAAAGCTTTTCGGCAACTTTTTGATTTATACTACCAAGATATTTATGGTTACAGCATTAGTCTTTTAAAATCAAAAGAGGCGGCAGAAGAGAATGTGCAGGATGTTTTTATGAAGGTTTGGCTCAACCGCGAAAATTTAAATATAGAACAATCATTTAAAGCCTATATTTTTACAATTGCAAGAAATCAGGCTTTTAATGTTTTGAACAAAGCAGCAAATGAAATTCTTTTAAAAGAAGCTGTTTTTTATGAAAGTCAGAAATCACATGAATACGGAGATTATTCCATTCGGGAAGCCGATTGCAAGAAACTCCAAAAACAAGCTATAAAACAGCTTCCTCCTAAACGACGGCAGATTTTTAAAATGTCTCGAAAAAAAGGAATGAGCTATGAAGAAATAAGTCAGGAACTAGGTATTTCGATAAATACCGTCCGGAACCAGATGAGTAAAGCGCTCGAATCGATGCGCGGTTTTTTTCAACTTCACGATGAAATTATCTAACCAAAACCACAATAATGCCATTAAAATCACTCTTCGGAGTGATTTTTTTTTGATTATAATTCATACCCTTTTTTAAGCCACAGATTAGAGGATTTTCACAGATTGAAATCCTTTTTAATCTTTTTAATCTGTGGCTAAAAACAACATTTAATTGCCTCCAGCTTTAGCTGGAGGTTTAAGAAGTGAGTAAAATTGGGCTTTAGCCAAATTAGGATAGTTTGGCTAAAGCCTTTTGTGATGACATTTTCGACCTCCAGTTAAAACTGGAGGCAATTGATAAAATTTCTTTAGCATTGTTTTTCTAAAAAAAACCAAGAACACAAATCATTAAAAATCAACACCTTAAACCAATTAAAATGTTAAAATTTAAAAATTTACAACGTTTGAGTAGTACTAAAATTATTCTCAGCTGTATTATATAAAGAACCCAGAAATAAAATCAATTCGTAATGAATTCAAATCCTGAAATAAAAAGTCTTTTACAAAAGTTTGTTTTAAACCAATGCACGCCCGAAGAAATAGACGAGGTAATTGCTTATTATAAAAAAAATCAGATTACAGATGATTTTCCGACTGTGGAAAATGTTCAGAATCTTTTGGACGAAATGCCAAAAATGGACAAGCAAAAAGCAGATTCTATTTTCAATAATATTTTAACAGCGTCAAAAGAAGAAGAATCTGTTATCGAAATGCCTGCAAGAAAATCTAATTACAGAAAATACATTTCTATTGCCGCTTCGATTGTTGTTTTATTAGGAATTGGCTTTTTCTACAAACAAAATATGACAGACAAACCTGTTGAGCAAAAATTTGATTTTAAAAGCTCTGACATTGTCTTGCAATTAGAAAATGGAGAAACTCAAATCATATCTGAACAGAATTCTTCTCAAGTAAAAGATTCAAAAGGAAATATTATCGGAAATCAAAATGGAGATAAATTGGTTTACGACAATAATTCAGATCCTGAAAAATTGGTTTACAACACGATCAAAATTCCATATGGCAAAAAATTCCGTTTGCAATTATCTGATGGAACGTTTGTTCACTTAAATTCTGGAACGACTTTAAAATATCCTGTAAAATTTATTGCAGGAGAAAACAGACAAGTTTTTCTTGACGGTGAAGCTTTTTTTGATGTGGCAAAAGACAAAAAACATCCTTTTATAGTAAATGCTGACGAATTGAACGTTCGTGTTTTAGGAACACATTTCAACGTTTCAAATTATCCCGAAGATCCTTTAACCGATGTTGTTTTGGTTGAAGGTTCTGTTGGAATGTATCAATCTAACCAAGAATTTGATGCTAATAAAAATACCATTTTAAAGCCTGGATTTAAAGGAAGTTTCAACAAAGAAAATGCTAAAATTTCGACAAAAGCGGTTATTACAGATATCTACACTTCTTGGATAAATGGCGGATTGACTTTTAGAAATATGACTTTCAAAAATATCATTACAAAACTTGAAAGACGCTACAACGTTACGATTATCAATAAAAATGAAAAATTGGCTAACGAAAAATTCAACGCAAGTTTTAAAGAAGAATCTATAGAAAATGTCATGAGTTATTTTAACGATATCCACGGCATTAATTACACGATAAAAAACAATCAAATACTAATTAAATAACCACTAAAACCAACCAAAATCTATGAAGAAAAAAGCGTATTAAATAAAAAAATCGGAAAGAGCTGCGAACAATTTCCGATTAACTAAGTGATTGAATATAACGAATTAACTACAATCAATTAACAAAATTATGAAAAAAAAATCTAAGAATAATGGGTTTCTATACTCATTGTTCCAAAAAGACCTAAAATTGAAACTAACTACACTACTTATTTTGGTCGCCATGTTTAATATTAGAGGGAATACTTATGCCCAAAAGACAAAAGTTACTCTGGAATTAAACAATTCAACAATCGAAAAGGTTATTGAGACCATTGAGCAAAAAACGGATTTCAGATTTATTTACAAATTGAGCGATATCGACTTAGATCGAACGGTTTCAATTTCTGTAAAAGATCAGTCTATATATGTGGTTTTAGATCGAATTTTTAAAGGAACCCCAACCGAATTTAAAATTCGTGACACACAGATTATTCTAAAAAAGCCAGAACTCAAATCACAGATTATCGAATTTCAAAAACAAACCGTAACAGGTGTCATAACCGATGAAAACGGAATGCCTTTACCTGGCGCTTCTGTTATTGAAGAAGGAACTAGAAACGGAATGGTTACTGATTTTGATGGAAAATACAAACTTACTGTTGAAAGCGCACAATCTGTAATTGTGGTTTCTTTTGTTGGATATAAAGAGAAAAAAGTTACGGCTAATCAGAGCGTAATCAATATTCAGCTTCTTCCAGATGCAACTGATTTACAAGAAATTGTTGTGGTTGGTTACGGCACAGCTACAAAAAGAGATGTTACGGGTGCGGTTTCTTCTATTGCTTCAAAAGACATGAATCAAGGTGCGATCGTGAATCCGTTGCAATTAATTGCTGGAAAAGCAGCCGGAGTAAATATTACGCAATTAGGAAGTGAGCCAGGTAATGGACCAAGCGTTCGTATTCGTGGAATTTCGTCTCTAATTGGAGGAAGTGATCCTTTGGTAGTTGTAGATGGAATTCAAGGAAATATGGATTTATTAAACCAAGTTCCGCCAAGCGAAATTGAAAGTTTTGATATTTTGAAAGATGCTTCTGCAACTGCAATTTACGGTTCGCGCGGTGCGCCTGGTGTGCTTATCATTACAACAAAAAAGAATAAAGCGGGTAAAACTACAATTGAATATATCGGTTCTACTTCTTTAGATTTTATTCCAAAGAAATTACACATGTTAAATGCTGATGAATGGTGGGCGGCGGCGCAAAGTGTTGGTGTTCCTGCATCTGCCAATCATGGTTCAAATACAGATTGGTATGGACTTTTAACACAAACTGGAATTTCGCAAACCCATACTTTATCTTTTGGCGGAGGAACAGATAAATTCAATTATCGAGCTTCTTTAAGTGCAATTTTGCAAGATGGAGTTGTAATCAATTCAAACAATAAAAAATATATCGGACGTATTCAGGCAACTCAATTGGCTTTGGATGATAAATTAAAATTGACGTTTAATTTAAATACAGGGATTAATAACACGACGAGTATTATTCAAAGTATTGGAACGGCTGCTTATACTTCAAATTTAATAACAAATGCTTATTTGGTTAGACCGACAGATCCAGTTTTTAATACAGACGGAACTTATTTTACAGATCCAAACGTATTTCAATATTTAAATCCATATGCAACTGCACAAACAGTTTCCAATGAACGTGAAAATGACAACTTATTTGCAAGTTTAAAAGCAGATTTAGATTTAGCAAAAGGGTTAACGGCAAGCTGGTTTGGAAGCTGGAGAAAAACAAATACAACCGAAGGATACTATCTTCCTGTAGTTTCTACTAGTGCTTATGCAATTGATCAAAATGGTTATGGAAATGTTAGAAACAATAGACAAAATGAAAAACTAACCAACTTTAGTTTAAATTACAAAAGGACATTTGGCGTACACAACGTAAATGTTTTAGGGTTGTACGAATGGCAAAATCAGGCTTATCAAGGAAATTTTGCACAGGTTAGAGGTTTTATGAATGATCAGGCAACATTTAATGCACTTCAGTTAGGTGATTTAACTAAAATTCGACCTGGAGATATTGAATCATATAAAAACGACAGAACTTTAGTTTCATTTTTAGCAAGAGTAAATTACTCTTTATTAGATCGTTATTTAGTTACAGCAAGTATTCGTCGTGATGGTTCGTCTGTATTTGGCGCAAACAACAAATGGGGAAATTTCCCTTCTGCATCTGTTGCATGGCAAATTGACAAAGAGCCTTTTATGCAAAAACAAAATTTATTTAATGAGTTGAAAGTTCGCGTTGGTTATGGAGCAACTGGAAATCAGCAAGGTCTT from Flavobacterium sp. YJ01 carries:
- a CDS encoding TonB-dependent receptor, encoding MKLTTLLILVAMFNIRGNTYAQKTKVTLELNNSTIEKVIETIEQKTDFRFIYKLSDIDLDRTVSISVKDQSIYVVLDRIFKGTPTEFKIRDTQIILKKPELKSQIIEFQKQTVTGVITDENGMPLPGASVIEEGTRNGMVTDFDGKYKLTVESAQSVIVVSFVGYKEKKVTANQSVINIQLLPDATDLQEIVVVGYGTATKRDVTGAVSSIASKDMNQGAIVNPLQLIAGKAAGVNITQLGSEPGNGPSVRIRGISSLIGGSDPLVVVDGIQGNMDLLNQVPPSEIESFDILKDASATAIYGSRGAPGVLIITTKKNKAGKTTIEYIGSTSLDFIPKKLHMLNADEWWAAAQSVGVPASANHGSNTDWYGLLTQTGISQTHTLSFGGGTDKFNYRASLSAILQDGVVINSNNKKYIGRIQATQLALDDKLKLTFNLNTGINNTTSIIQSIGTAAYTSNLITNAYLVRPTDPVFNTDGTYFTDPNVFQYLNPYATAQTVSNERENDNLFASLKADLDLAKGLTASWFGSWRKTNTTEGYYLPVVSTSAYAIDQNGYGNVRNNRQNEKLTNFSLNYKRTFGVHNVNVLGLYEWQNQAYQGNFAQVRGFMNDQATFNALQLGDLTKIRPGDIESYKNDRTLVSFLARVNYSLLDRYLVTASIRRDGSSVFGANNKWGNFPSASVAWQIDKEPFMQKQNLFNELKVRVGYGATGNQQGLLPQQSLSLVGSSGITYFGGQPITNYSIYQNSNADLKWETKKQTNLGLDFALLDNRLRGTVDVYTSKTEDLLFDYTVPQPPYPYNTIKANVGSISNKGIEVSLAYDVIKSQNSTLTLGGNVSFMKNEVLNLNGSINGVPLNTDYVPWGAANSFLVKGKPIGAFYILEHTGKNENNVETVLDRDGNGIIDQGVKSPDRYYAGSALPTYTFSFNPSYRYKNFDASMLVRGSGGNKIYNGLRSNLSRLENIGKSNVLASAVETGIYTSPYGSDLWLEDGSFVRLENLTAGYTFRFTDKYIDTIRLSLTGNNLFLITDYSGIDPELNVSGGGDNFGGDRGIYPRTRSVAFGLTVKFK
- a CDS encoding FecR family protein; protein product: MNSNPEIKSLLQKFVLNQCTPEEIDEVIAYYKKNQITDDFPTVENVQNLLDEMPKMDKQKADSIFNNILTASKEEESVIEMPARKSNYRKYISIAASIVVLLGIGFFYKQNMTDKPVEQKFDFKSSDIVLQLENGETQIISEQNSSQVKDSKGNIIGNQNGDKLVYDNNSDPEKLVYNTIKIPYGKKFRLQLSDGTFVHLNSGTTLKYPVKFIAGENRQVFLDGEAFFDVAKDKKHPFIVNADELNVRVLGTHFNVSNYPEDPLTDVVLVEGSVGMYQSNQEFDANKNTILKPGFKGSFNKENAKISTKAVITDIYTSWINGGLTFRNMTFKNIITKLERRYNVTIINKNEKLANEKFNASFKEESIENVMSYFNDIHGINYTIKNNQILIK
- a CDS encoding YraN family protein, translated to MAEHNDLGKLGEDLAVSHLEENGYRIRERNYVFQKAEIDIIAQKGSILAIVEVKTRSSLDFGSPQDFVKPKKIQLLIKAVNAYINDREKDFGEDLEIRFDIIGIHKNGESFAIEHLTDAFYHF
- a CDS encoding endonuclease/exonuclease/phosphatase family protein, giving the protein MKFNKICFYIIIIGIFQGYSQSKKYKIHTVAFYNFENLYDTINDEFTNDDEWTPNGAQNWTTEKYQQKLKNLARVISEIGTPENSNAPVLIGGAEIENRGVLEDLINEPKLQELDFGIIHFDSPDKRGIDVALLYQKKYFRPISFSNIPLIIYKNNILKKEEILDTEDEEIEVKKEIKNRVFTRDQLLVSGFLEDEEIHIIVNHWPSRSGGEKATSLFREPAGKLNRKIIDSLQQINPQAKVLTMGDFNDGPSNNSIKLGLEAKGKKSEVREFGTFNPFEDLENKGLGTLAYRDSWSLFDQIIMTESFIKSDFSTYQFWKAGIFNKPYLIQTSGKYKGYPLRNTLAEAGFSDHFPVYIYLIREKL
- a CDS encoding RNA polymerase sigma-70 factor, which encodes MLEAANHSEKLLVSELKNGNEKAFRQLFDLYYQDIYGYSISLLKSKEAAEENVQDVFMKVWLNRENLNIEQSFKAYIFTIARNQAFNVLNKAANEILLKEAVFYESQKSHEYGDYSIREADCKKLQKQAIKQLPPKRRQIFKMSRKKGMSYEEISQELGISINTVRNQMSKALESMRGFFQLHDEII
- a CDS encoding LD-carboxypeptidase, which encodes MITPPYLQKGDTVALLATARKNIDDNLKPTIDLLHSWGLEAVVGSTIGLDYHQLAGTDEQRAADFQKQLDNPNIKAIWCVRGGYGTVRMLDLLDFSKFKQHPKWVIGFSDVTVLHNHLNTMGYKSLHGIMPVTVPRATPDAVSSLKASLFGEPVSYSISPTPMNRLGSATGELVGGNLSILYSLLGSPSAIDCKDKILFIEDLDEYLYHIDRMMMNLKRNGCIENLKGIIIGGMTSMKDNEVPWGKNALEIIDDVTKKYNIPVIFNFPAGHIRDNRALIMGNTVTMEVTASGGTLTFKR
- a CDS encoding 3-hydroxyanthranilate 3,4-dioxygenase, coding for MAIAKPFNLTKWIDENRHLLKPPVRNKNLYVDSGDYIIMIVAGPNARKDYHYNETEELFYQLEGSIKVVIQEDGERKEMELNAGDMYLHPAKVPHSPVRSEGSIGLVIERKRAGQGFTDGLLWHCDNCNHKLYEVYFELHNIEKDFLPHFEHFYNSEELRTCDNCGTVMESDPRFVAKK
- a CDS encoding type II toxin-antitoxin system RelE/ParE family toxin; this encodes MRIVWSKKANYTFYNIQYYLEQYWTLAILQKFIKDSLHIINLLENNPELGKYNAKLECREIVLSKQVKLYYEINEDDIILIAFSNNRQKPLSFLNLQNF